The following coding sequences lie in one Miscanthus floridulus cultivar M001 chromosome 9, ASM1932011v1, whole genome shotgun sequence genomic window:
- the LOC136482777 gene encoding 3-hydroxyisobutyryl-CoA hydrolase 1-like, protein MASVSVGGGGAAGGDSDQVLVEAHGSTRTLILNRPNQLNVLSSTMIKGLLRCFIVYEKDERVKLLIMKGKGRAFCAGGDITDCVRSIHNESWKCGADFFRDLYLLNYIIATYIKPQVSLLSGIVMGGGAGVSLHGRFRVATDNTVFAMPETALGLLPAVGGTYFLSRLPGFYGEYVALTGARLDGAEMLACGLATHFVQSNRLLLLEESLKNLDTSNTFAVCSTIDQFAQQPSLKENSSLNRLEIINKCFSKSTVEEIICTLEQVASHTADEWVARTIQYLKKASPTSLKITLRSIREGRTQTVEECLHQEYRVICHLMRGDFSRDFFEGCRAILLDKDRNPMWMPPSLEQVHDEVVEEYFSRIVDPQWEDLNLPDRRSHGRIIESKI, encoded by the exons ATGGCTTCCGTGTcagtcggcggcggcggtgctgcaGGTGGCGATTCAGACCAG GTTTTGGTAGAAGCACATGGCTCAACGCGGACACTTATTTTGAATAGACCAAATCAGCTTAATGTACTCTCCTCCACAATG ATTAAGGGTCTCCTGAGGTGTTTCATTGTTTACGAGAAAGATGAGAGAGTTAAATTGTTGATTATGAAG GGGAAAGGAAGAGCATTTTGTGCTGGAGGTGATATTACTGATTGTGTGCGGTCTATACATAACG AAAGCTGGAAATGTGGTGCTGATTTCTTCAGAGATCTATATTTGCTAAACTACATAATAGCAACATATATCAAACCTCAG GTTTCTCTTCTTAGTGGAATTGTCatgggtggaggtgctggtgttTCTTTACATGGAAGATTTCGAGTTGCCACTGATAACACG GTTTTTGCAATGCCAGAAACAGCTTTGGGTCTCCTTCCAGCTGTAGGGGGCACATATTTTCTGTCTCGGCTTCCGGGGTTCTATG GAGAGTATGTTGCTCTTACTGGTGCCAGATTGGATGGTGCTGAAATGCTGGCATGTGGTCTGGCAACTCATTTTGTCCAGTCAAAT CGACTACTATTGCTTGAAGAATCCCTCAAAAATCTGGACACCTCCAATACTTTTGCCGTGTGTAGTACTATCGATCAATTTGCTCAACAGCCATCATTGAAAGAAAACAGTTCCTTGAATAG GTTGGAAATAATCAACAAATGCTTTTCTAAAAGCACAGTTGAAGAAATTATATGCACTCTA GAACAAGTGGCCTCACATACGGCTGATGAATGGGTTGCTAGGACAATCCAGTATTTAAAAAAGGCTTCTCCTACTAGTCTGAAAATCACTCTGAGATCG ATAAGAGAAGGGAGAACACAAACTGTTGAGGAGTGCTTGCATCAGGAATATAGGGTGATTTGCCATCTCATGCGTGGTGACTTCAGCCGAGACTTCTTTGAG GGATGCAGGGCTATACTATTAGATAAAGATCGAAACCCAATG TGGATGCCTCCAAGTTTGGAGCAAGTACATGACGAGGTAGTTGAAGAATATTTCTCAAGAATTGTTGATCCACAGTGGGAAGATTTGAACCTACCCGACAGACGTTCCCATGGAAGAATTATTGAGTCCAAGATTTGA